A genomic segment from Diadema setosum chromosome 11, eeDiaSeto1, whole genome shotgun sequence encodes:
- the LOC140234779 gene encoding uncharacterized protein, producing the protein MGSTSSPSREIEFDMKESELRGRSSLEIFERFLTCKLHDKNRVLLTHPYMNTEPICVARISFKRHDVVLMLSHKKGESKHVERRIVDYIDKRVSKGAILKPGAKIIIYSTFSPCSDCIKKSMESGYGITYIFSAIYFQVPRPSCEKRGCECFKIDEDFTEPCRRALKRLGKSKRVEAKRFTPEDWEELEEILARWDKEKSLAQLRKVKKKYEPLRRLEDDELQKDYDTLAGIVPSGLSSPMSADRDAGSSQGAGKRPTSSENEERKFKTLKSGDDISIKRHVTKSAI; encoded by the exons ATGGG GTCAACTTCATCTCCATCAAGGGAAATAGAGTTTGATATGAAGGAGAGCGAACTCAGAGGCCGAAGCAGCCTGGAAATATTTGAGAGGTTCTTGACATGCAAGCTGCACGATAAGAACAGGGTGTTACTGACCCATCCCTACATGAATACGGAACCTATCTGCGTCGCGAGAATCTCATTCAAACGCCATGATGTAGTTCTCATGCTATCACATAAAAAAGGGGAATCTAAACATGTCGAGAGGCGTATCGTTGACTATATAGACAAGAGAGTGTCTAAGGGAGCTATACTCAAGCCTGGTGCGAAGATAATCATTTACAGTACGTTTTCCCCGTGCAGTGACTGCATCAAGAAAAGTATGGAGTCTGGTTACGGGATAACTTATATTTTCTCGGCCATTTATTTTCAAGTCCCCAGACCGTCTTGTGAGAAAAGAGGATGCGAATGTTTCAAAATAGACGAAGATTTTACGGAACCTTGCAGGAGGGCACTCAAAAGACTAGGCAAATCGAAGAGAGTGGAAGCAAAGCGTTTTACCCCGGAAGACTGGGAGGAACTCGAGGAGATTCTCGCGCGATGGGATAAGGAGAAGAGTTTAGCCCAGCTCCGGAAGGTCAAGAAGAAGTATGAACCTTTACGTCGATTGGAAGATGATGAATTGCAAAAGGATTATGACACGTTAGCAGGGATTGTTCCTAGTGGCCTGAGCTCCCCGATGTCTGCAGACCGTGATGCCGGGTCGTCGCAAGGAGCCGGTAAGCGCCCAACTTCATCTGAAAACGAGGAGAGAAAATTCAAAACACTGAAATCGGGTGATGATATCAGTATAAAGCGCCACGTGACAAAATCCGCTATCTAG